The Jannaschia sp. GRR-S6-38 genomic interval CCGTCATGCCGCGCCCGCCCCCAGATCGAAACGCCGGGCGGGATGATGACCCTCCGCCACGAGGTGGATCGTGATCGCCTCGCGCCAGACCGCGCCGTCGCGCTGGAAGCCGGCGGATTCGATCACCGCAAGACAGCCGTAATCGTCCGACATCGCCCGCAGGACCCCCGTCAGCATCGCCGAGGCCCCCGGCATCGTCCATTCGCTGTCCACGTGAAAGGCATCCGGGCCCAGTTCCCGGACCCGGAAGCTCGGCAATTCGAGATCCGGCACGGCCATGCGCGCGCGATCCTCGATCTCGTCGAGCGCGAGGATCAGGTCCTCGAAGGTCGCCCCGGTGAAGCGGATCAGGCGGCGCACCGGTTCGAGCGGCGGATGGACGCAAACCCAATGGGCGACATCCTCGATCAGGCCGAGCACCTTGCGGTCGAGCCGTGCGGCAGTGGCCGCGACCACCTGTTCGAGCAGCCCGTCCTCGTAGAGGCGCATCGTTTCGAACCGTTCGAACGGCAGACCCGCATCGCGCCGGACGCGCTCCCAGGCGGCCGTTCCGTGATTGGCGATCACGAAACCTTCGACGGATTTGCAGATCAGGCCATGCATGGGACCCCGGGCGACGCTATGCGGGCCTGTCTGGCGGGGAAGGATGAAGGCCCGGTTAAGGCGGCTCAGAAATCGGTGGGCGCGCCGCCCTCCGCCTTTCGCTGGGCGACGAATTCGGCCAACGCCTCGCGGCGGTCCTCCGCCAGGGGCGGTGCCTCGAAGCCGTCGATGATCCGGCGTGATAGCGCGTGGGCCCGTTCGGCCGTCCAGACCCCGCCGGCGGCATCCCAGGCCTCGTAATTACGCCAATCCGACAGGAACGGCGCGTAGAAGGCCTGCTGGTAGCGGTCCTGCGTGTGCTGGCAGCCGAAGTAATGGCCGCCGGACCCGACCTCGGCCACCGCGTCGAGCGCGAGATCCCCCGGGCCCGTGGCCCAGAGGGCCGGGTCGAAGTACCGCTGGATCTGCTGCAGCATCTCGCAATCCATCACGAATTTCTCGGGGCTGGCGATCAGCCCGCCCTCCAGCCAGCCGGCGGCGTGATAGACCATGTTGCTGCCCGACTGGATTGCGGCCCAGAGCGAGGCCGAGGTCTCCCAGGTGGCCTGCGCGTCGGGGACATTCGCCGCGCAGACCCCGGAGGAGCGCAGCGGCAGCCCGTAGAAGCGCGCCATCTGGCCAGTCATTTGCGTGGCGCGGATATATTCGGGCGTGCCGAAGGCGGGGGCGCCGGATTTCATGTCGACATTCGAGGTGAAGGTGCCGATGGCGACCGGCGCGCCGGGGGCGATGAATTGCAGAAGCGCGATGGCGGCCAGCGCCTCGGCGAGGCTGAGCGTCACGGCCCCGGCCATCGTCACCGGGGCCATCGCACCGGCGAGGGTGAAGGGCGTGACGATGACGGGTTGGCCGCGACGCGCGTGGATCATCGCACCCTCGAGCATCGGGAAGTCGTGCTTGAGCGGGCTGACGGAGTTGATGTTGGTGTACATCCGCGGCTGCGCCTCGAACTCGGCATGGCTGAGCCCGCCGGCGATGCGGACCATCTCCATCACGTCCTCAACCCGTTCGCGGCCCAGCGAATAGGCGTGGACGACCTTGTCGGTCAGCTCGAGCTTGGCCTGCAGGCAGTCGAGATGGCGGATCGCGGCATGGACGTCGACGGGCTCGACCGGGTAGCCGCCAACGAAATGGATACAGTTGAAATACTGCGATAATTTCAGGAAATCGACGTAGCGCGCCCAGCTTCCCGTCTGCTTGCCGGTCTTCAGGTCCCAGTAGTTCGGCGGGCTGGAGACGTTGCCAAAGGCCATCCAGCCGCCGCCGATCCGCAGGGCGCGGTCGGGATTGCGCGGGGTGATGGTGAACTCGGCCGGGGCGCGGGCGACCATCTCGGTGACGAAATCGCGATCCATGCGGACATTCGTGCCGTCGACGCGGCAGCCTGCGCGCTTGAGATGGGCGACGGCATCGGGGTTCAGGAACTCGATCCCGATCTCCGAGAGGATGTGCAGCACGCCGTCATGGATCGCCGCGACCCCCTCGGGGCCTAGCGGTTCGGTGGGGCGATCGGGGTTGAAGGGCTGGCGGAAGGGCATCTGCTCGATGACCGCGTGACCCGCGCGATCCTGGTGGCCGCGGCGGCCGCCGGCCCGTCTGCGTTTCGGCGTGTCCGAAATGAGGCTGTCCATGCGCGGCCCTCCCGATCGAGGGTATGATGAACGTCGGATCTGCGGGTGATATTGGTCGGACGCGACGGGGCGTGTCGCTTCCGGGCCTCAGGCGGCGGCGCGGGCGTCGAGCCAGGCGGGCAGCGCGGTGATGTCGGGCAGGACATGGTCGGCATGCGGCGCGAGCGCGGCCGCATCGAGCGTGCCCGTCGTCACCCCCAGCGCCAGCATCCCCGCCCCGCGAGCGGCACCCATGTCGGTCAGCCCGTCGCCGACCAGCGCGACATGGGCCGGATCGAGGCCCAGGCGGGCGGCGAAGTCGCGCGCACCCGCCGGATCGGGCTTGGCGCCGAAGCCGCTGTCGCAGGCGATCACGCGGTCGAGATGCGGCGCGGCGCCCAGGCCAGCGAGTTGGTAATGCGCCTCGGCCTCGACCGCGTTGGTGATGACGCCCAGCGCCAGCCCCCGGCGGCGCAGCCCCGCCAGGAACGGGTCGAGCGGCGTGACCGGCACCTGTTCCACCGACAGCGTCGCTGCGTCCCACCACGCAGCCAGCGCCTCGGGCGACCAGCCGGTCGCGGGCGCGAGCAGGTCGACTGTCTCGTGATGGGTGGCGGTGACGAAGCGGCCGTCGGGGCGGATGCGGCCAGCGGCGAGGTCGACGCCGAAGATCTCGGCCAGCAGGGCCGCATCGGTCCGCGTCGCGCGGGCGAGAGCGCGGATCGTGCCCGGGATCCAAGCCTCCCAGGTGCGCCGGAAGTCGGTCAGCGTGCCGTCCTTGTCGAAGAGAATCGCCCGGATCATGGGCCGCAGCCTGCCGCCGGGGCGGCGGTCAGTCCACCCGCACCGCGCCCAAGATCGGCCCGGGCAGCCCGTCGGGCATCGCTTGCGCCAGCACGAAATGCACCAGCCCGTCGGGCATGTCGGGCAGGTCCAGCGTCAGGTCCTCGCCCGACCATTGGGCCAGGTCCTGCCAGGCGCGGACGACGTTGTGATAGGTCACGTCGCGACCCGCGTTCTCGCCATGCAGGATGCGCACCTCGGCCTCGGGCAGGACGGTGACCAGCATCAACCGCGCGGGCGCGTCGAGCACCGTGGCATCCGCCATCACCTGCCGCCCGGTGCCGGTTGAGGCGATGCGCAGCACGTCGCCATTGGCGTCGCGATGGGCGGCGATTAGCTCGGAGAGCTGCAGCCCCTTCGCACCCGCGAGCGAATCGCGGCCGCCGACGACGAATTGCGGGGTGTAGACCACTTCGGACTTGGCGGCGGTGGCATAGGCGCGCTGCCGGGCAGTGAATTCCGGAGCGGCGAAGGTATCCGCCCAGCCGATCCAGTCCCAGTAATCGACATGCAGCGACAGGGCGATCACGTCCTCGTGCTGTGCGAGCTGGCCGAGCATCTCGTCGGCGGGCGGGCAGGACGAGCAGCCTTGCGACGTGAACAGCTCCACCACCACCGGGTCGGCAGCCGCGGGGGCGGCCAGCAGCGTTGCGGCGAGGGGGAGAAGAGTTCTGAGGCGCATCGTCGAGTCCGTCGGTTTCGGGTCCGCTCTCCCTAGACCCGTGGGGGGTGCGACGCCAATCACCCCTTGGTGAGGCAGATTTGCGGTGACGCGAAAAAGCCCGCGGCGGGGGCGTCCCGCCGCGGGCGATCATCCGGAGGCGCGGATCACTCCGCGGCGACGGCCGTGGAGGCGAGGTTGCGCAGCACGTAATGCAGCACGCCGCCGTTTTTGATGTAGTCGATCTCCACCTCGGTATCGATCCGGCAGCGCAGCGTGATCTCCTTGACCGACCCGTCGGCCATCTTGATCTGCGCGGGCACTTCGGCCAGCGGGCGCACATCGGCGAGGCCCTCGATCGTGACCTCTTCCTCGCCGGTCAGGCCCAGCGAGGACCGCGTGTCGCCGCCGGTGAACTCGAACGGGATGACGCCCATGCCGACGAGGTTCGAGCGGTGGATGCGCTCGAAATTCTCGGCGATGACCGCCTTCACGCCCAGAAGCGCCGTGCCCTTTGCCGCCCAGTCGCGCGAGGAGCCCGCGCCATATTGCTCGCCGCCGATCACGACCAGCGGCACGCCCTTGGCCTGCCACGCCATTGCGGCGTCGAAGATGGAGGTCTGCTCGCCGTCGGGGCCCTTGGTGTAGCCGCCCTCGACGCCGGACAGCATCTCGTTGCGGATGCGGATATTGGCGAAGGTGCCGCGCATCATCACCTCGTGATTGCCGCGGCGGGAGCCGTAGGAGTTGAACTCCCGCACCGGCACCTGGCGCTCCTTCAGGTACTGGCCCGCGGGCGAGCTTTCCTTGAAGGAGCCGGCGGGCGAGATGTGATCGGTGGTGATCATGTCGCCCAGCAGCGCCAGCACGCGCGCGCCCTTTACGTCCTCGATAGCGCCCGGCTTCGGGTCCATGCCCTGGAAATAGGGCGGGTTCTGCACGTAGGTCGAGGAGGCGGGCCAATCGTAGGTCTCGCCGCCCGACACCTCGACGCCCTGCCACTTGTCGTCGCCCTTGAAGACGTCGGCGTATTTCTCCTGGAAGGCCTCGCGGGTGACGGTGCGCTCGACCAGTTCGGCGATCTCGGCCTGGCTGGGCCAGATATCCTTGAGGAAGACGTCGTTGCCATCCTTGTCCTGACCGAGCGGCTGGGTCGTGATGTCGACATTCATGTCGCCCACCAGCGCATAGGCCACCACCAGCGGCGGCGAGGCCAGGTAGTTGGCCCGGACGTCGGGCGAGATGCGGCCCTCGAAGTTGCGGTTGCCCGACAGCACCGAGGTCGCGATCAGGTCGTGATCGTTGATCGTCTTCGAGATTTCGGGCGCCAGCGGGCCCGAATTGCCGATACAGGTGGTGCAGCCGTAGCCCACGAGGTTGAAGCCGATGGCGTCGAGATCCTCCTGCAGGCCGGCGGCCTCGAGATAATGCGAGACGACTTGGCTGCCGGGCGCGAGCGACGTCTTCACCCACGGCTTGCGGTTGAGCCCCAGCGCGCGCGCCTTGCGGGCCACGAGACCCGCGCCGATCATCACGTAGGGGTTCGAGGTGTTGGTGCAGGAGGTGATCGAGGCGATCACGATCGAGCCGTCATGCAGCTGCTCGCGGTCGGCCTCGCCGCCGTTGACGTGGCCGCGCATGTGGTGGCCCTCGTCGCCGGGGATGGTGACCGGCTCGGGCGCGCCGCCCTCGCCTTCCCAGCGCACCTCGGCGCGGGCGGAGGCGTCCTTGCCCTCGCGCTGGCCCTTCACGTACTCGCCGAAGGCCTTCGCGGCATCGGTCAGCGCGATGAAGTCCTGCGGGCGCTTCGGGCCCGAGATCGCGGGCACGATGGTGCCCATGTCGAGGCTGAGCGTGTCGGTGTAGACCGGCGCGTAATCGGCGTCGCGCCAGAAGCCGTTTTCCTTGGCATAGGCCTCGACCAGCGCGATGCGGTCCTTGTCGCGGCCCGTCATCTCCAGATAGCGCAGCGTCTCGGCGTCGATCGGGAAGAAGCCGCAGGTGGCGCCGTATTCGGGGGCCATGTTGCCGATCGTGGCGCGGTCGGCCAGCGGCAGGTTGTCGAGCCCCTTGCCGTAGAACTCGACGAACTTGCCCACCACGCCCTTCTCGCGCAGCATCTCGACCACCTTGAGCACGAGATCCGTGCCGGTGGTGCCTTCCATCATCCGGCCGGTCAGCTCGAAGCCCACGACCTCGGGGATCAGCATCGAGATCGGCTGGCCCAGCATCGCGGCCTCGGCCTCGATCCCGCCCACGCCCCAGCCCAGGACGGCGGCGCCGTTGACCATGGTGGTGTGGCTGTCGGTGCCCACCAGCGTGTCCGGATAGGCCACCGTCTCGCCGGTCTGGTCCTCGTCGGTCCAGACGGTCTGGGACAAGTATTCCAGGTTGACCTGGTGGCAGATGCCGGTGCCGGGGGGCACGACGCGGAAGTTGTTGAACGCGGTCTGGCCCCATTTCAGGAACTGGTAGCGCTCCATGTTGCGCTCGTATTCGCGGTCCACGTTGTGCTGGAAGGCGCGCGGGTTGCCGAACTCGTCGATCATGACCGAGTGGTCAATGACCAGGTCGACAGGGTTGAGCGGGTTGATCTTCTGCGCGTCGCCGCCCAGCGCCTTGATGCCGTCGCGCATCGCGGCCAGGTCGACCACCGCCGGAACCCCGGTGAAGTCCTGCATCAGCACGCGCGCGGGGCGGTAGGCGATCTCGCGCGGGTTCTTGCCGCCCTTCTCGGCCCACTCGGCGAAGGCCTTCACGTCGTCGGTCGAGACCGTGCGGCCGCCATCCTCGAAGCGCAGCATGTTCTCGAGTACGACCTTCAGGCAGGCGGGCAGCTTGGAGAAATCGCCCAAGCCCGCCTCGGTCGCCGCGGCGATGGAATAGTAGCTGACGGTCTGTCCGCCGGCCTTGAGCTGGCGGCGGGTCTTGGCGGTGTCGGTTCCGACTTGGACGGTCATGGCGGTCTCCCTGGATCGGTCTGGCAGAGGGTCTTGCTTGCCCAATGCCCTAGCCGTCCGAACGGTTCAAGGGGAGACGGCATACCGTCGCATACAAATCTCTCGTTCGGCGCCCGCGCGCCGGGCCACGGTACTGGCCTGGCGGCGCCACACGGCGATATTTCCGGCCCGCAGCCCCCCGCGCCCCTTCCCCCCGCGCGCCCTGCCGGGCATGGAGGGCGGCATGGAGTTGCGCGTCGAGGGGCTGGCCTGCCGCCGGGGAGAGGCGACCGTCCTGCGGGGCGTGTCCTTCACCGTGCCCGCGGGCCGTGCGCTCGTGCTGCGCGGGCCGAACGGGGCGGGCAAGACCACGCTTCTGCGCACGCTGGCGGGGCTCAGCCCCGCGCCCGAGGGCAGCGTGACGCCCGGCCCCGACGCGATGGCCTTCGCCACCCATGCCGACGGGCTGAAGGCGCAGCTGACTGTGGCCGAGAACCTGACCTTCTGGTCACGCGCCTTCGCCACCGGCGATGCCGGCGTGGCCCGGGCGGTCGCGGCCTTCGACCTGGTACCCCTTCTGCCGCGCCGGGCCGCCGACCTGTCGGCCGGGCAGCGGCGCCGGGCGGGGCTGGCGCGGATGGTGCTGACCGGGCGGCCGA includes:
- a CDS encoding heme NO-binding domain-containing protein, which codes for MHGLICKSVEGFVIANHGTAAWERVRRDAGLPFERFETMRLYEDGLLEQVVAATAARLDRKVLGLIEDVAHWVCVHPPLEPVRRLIRFTGATFEDLILALDEIEDRARMAVPDLELPSFRVRELGPDAFHVDSEWTMPGASAMLTGVLRAMSDDYGCLAVIESAGFQRDGAVWREAITIHLVAEGHHPARRFDLGAGAA
- a CDS encoding trimethylamine methyltransferase family protein, producing MDSLISDTPKRRRAGGRRGHQDRAGHAVIEQMPFRQPFNPDRPTEPLGPEGVAAIHDGVLHILSEIGIEFLNPDAVAHLKRAGCRVDGTNVRMDRDFVTEMVARAPAEFTITPRNPDRALRIGGGWMAFGNVSSPPNYWDLKTGKQTGSWARYVDFLKLSQYFNCIHFVGGYPVEPVDVHAAIRHLDCLQAKLELTDKVVHAYSLGRERVEDVMEMVRIAGGLSHAEFEAQPRMYTNINSVSPLKHDFPMLEGAMIHARRGQPVIVTPFTLAGAMAPVTMAGAVTLSLAEALAAIALLQFIAPGAPVAIGTFTSNVDMKSGAPAFGTPEYIRATQMTGQMARFYGLPLRSSGVCAANVPDAQATWETSASLWAAIQSGSNMVYHAAGWLEGGLIASPEKFVMDCEMLQQIQRYFDPALWATGPGDLALDAVAEVGSGGHYFGCQHTQDRYQQAFYAPFLSDWRNYEAWDAAGGVWTAERAHALSRRIIDGFEAPPLAEDRREALAEFVAQRKAEGGAPTDF
- a CDS encoding HAD family hydrolase; the encoded protein is MIRAILFDKDGTLTDFRRTWEAWIPGTIRALARATRTDAALLAEIFGVDLAAGRIRPDGRFVTATHHETVDLLAPATGWSPEALAAWWDAATLSVEQVPVTPLDPFLAGLRRRGLALGVITNAVEAEAHYQLAGLGAAPHLDRVIACDSGFGAKPDPAGARDFAARLGLDPAHVALVGDGLTDMGAARGAGMLALGVTTGTLDAAALAPHADHVLPDITALPAWLDARAAA
- a CDS encoding DUF1223 domain-containing protein; amino-acid sequence: MRLRTLLPLAATLLAAPAAADPVVVELFTSQGCSSCPPADEMLGQLAQHEDVIALSLHVDYWDWIGWADTFAAPEFTARQRAYATAAKSEVVYTPQFVVGGRDSLAGAKGLQLSELIAAHRDANGDVLRIASTGTGRQVMADATVLDAPARLMLVTVLPEAEVRILHGENAGRDVTYHNVVRAWQDLAQWSGEDLTLDLPDMPDGLVHFVLAQAMPDGLPGPILGAVRVD
- the acnA gene encoding aconitate hydratase AcnA encodes the protein MTVQVGTDTAKTRRQLKAGGQTVSYYSIAAATEAGLGDFSKLPACLKVVLENMLRFEDGGRTVSTDDVKAFAEWAEKGGKNPREIAYRPARVLMQDFTGVPAVVDLAAMRDGIKALGGDAQKINPLNPVDLVIDHSVMIDEFGNPRAFQHNVDREYERNMERYQFLKWGQTAFNNFRVVPPGTGICHQVNLEYLSQTVWTDEDQTGETVAYPDTLVGTDSHTTMVNGAAVLGWGVGGIEAEAAMLGQPISMLIPEVVGFELTGRMMEGTTGTDLVLKVVEMLREKGVVGKFVEFYGKGLDNLPLADRATIGNMAPEYGATCGFFPIDAETLRYLEMTGRDKDRIALVEAYAKENGFWRDADYAPVYTDTLSLDMGTIVPAISGPKRPQDFIALTDAAKAFGEYVKGQREGKDASARAEVRWEGEGGAPEPVTIPGDEGHHMRGHVNGGEADREQLHDGSIVIASITSCTNTSNPYVMIGAGLVARKARALGLNRKPWVKTSLAPGSQVVSHYLEAAGLQEDLDAIGFNLVGYGCTTCIGNSGPLAPEISKTINDHDLIATSVLSGNRNFEGRISPDVRANYLASPPLVVAYALVGDMNVDITTQPLGQDKDGNDVFLKDIWPSQAEIAELVERTVTREAFQEKYADVFKGDDKWQGVEVSGGETYDWPASSTYVQNPPYFQGMDPKPGAIEDVKGARVLALLGDMITTDHISPAGSFKESSPAGQYLKERQVPVREFNSYGSRRGNHEVMMRGTFANIRIRNEMLSGVEGGYTKGPDGEQTSIFDAAMAWQAKGVPLVVIGGEQYGAGSSRDWAAKGTALLGVKAVIAENFERIHRSNLVGMGVIPFEFTGGDTRSSLGLTGEEEVTIEGLADVRPLAEVPAQIKMADGSVKEITLRCRIDTEVEIDYIKNGGVLHYVLRNLASTAVAAE
- the ccmA gene encoding heme ABC exporter ATP-binding protein CcmA — encoded protein: MELRVEGLACRRGEATVLRGVSFTVPAGRALVLRGPNGAGKTTLLRTLAGLSPAPEGSVTPGPDAMAFATHADGLKAQLTVAENLTFWSRAFATGDAGVARAVAAFDLVPLLPRRAADLSAGQRRRAGLARMVLTGRPIWLMDEPTVSLDRAMTATFAEVMRAHLAEGGSAVLATHIDLGLEAEVLEVAPFAAARQAAAQPDPFAEAVE